The following DNA comes from Brassica oleracea var. oleracea cultivar TO1000 chromosome C5, BOL, whole genome shotgun sequence.
AAAGTTTTTGTTTTATTTTTGCTTTTATTAATTTTAAATGTATATAGAAAAGTTATACTCCAAGTCTTATAGTGGATGAAGAAATAAATCTTATCTTTTTTACTGCTGAAACACTGAAGAAATATATATCTTCGTATTATGTTTTTTTATGTAAAGATTTGACTAATTTATATGTCTTGAAAGTAAAATATTTTAAATTTTAAATTATTAATTAGAAGAAATTGTTCTTTATCAAATTTAGTGATTTATATTTCTTATTACTGTGCAATGATTTCTTAAAAACAATATGTACTTAATTTAAAGAAAATTATTACATTTCAGATCAATATAATGATGTAATCACACTTTCATAAAATCGGAACCGATGAAAGCTTGGGATAAATTTGACAACAGAAATTGTAAGAAAGCACACATTAGTTATAAAATTTTGATTGAGCCTCGCTATACTTGTATCTGATACCATATGTAAGCCCATTATAGCATGCATTTATCAACAAAATTTCAGATGGTCGACAAAAAAAAAAGTATATAAAGTCATTATGTAATTTATCGTAACATGTTAACTTAGAATGTTTTTCGAAACTAAGATCATATACTCCGAATTATATCCAAAATATTTAAATTATCTAAATTTTGTAATGCTCTCCCTTAAGACTATCCATGGTATAAATAGTAAGATTATTAAGGAGTAGTGAAATTGAAATGTTTTTTTTTTTTTGCGAACAAAATTGAAATGTTTGCCATTAAGGAGTATATAATACTCTCCCCCAAAGCTATCCACCTCATCATAGGTGGATCCCATTCGAAAAAATATTTATATTTGTTTTCAGAAACTACGGTTTCATAACAGAAATTTAATTGTTTACGTTACCCATATCAAATATATAATCTATTAATAAGAAAATTTCATGAAAATGACAAAAAAATACCTTTAAATGGAGATTCAAAATTGCCAAATGTAGAATGGTGGGTGAAGAGAATTATGGCGAAGGGGGAAGAATGTTTAGATAGTGGAATCCTTGTTGAATTGTTGATGAATATATCAAATTGGAAGGTTAATATAGATAATAGGTAAGATGTCAATTGTATTACAAAGAAAAGAATAGGCCATGAGAAGAAATAAATGGTATAAATAGTAAGATTATTAAGAAGAAATGTTTGCCATTAAGGCATTTTAGTTACCTGTCCATTATTTTTGCCTTTTTGGGGACTCCAATCCCATAATTCACAAATAAAGCGACTTTTCAATCTCTATAAAGAGTGTTCCATTCTCTGCTTCTTCTCTCATGCAACTCGTCTTCTCTTTGGATCTTGAGAGTATCTTACGTAAATCCTAAGTTACTTGCTCTCACCACTTGCAGATTTGTACTCAAAATCTGATTTTTTTTTTCTATCTCTCACTCTCCATCCTCCTTTTCTATTTTGTTCGATTGGTTTCTTTTATCTTGTTGTTGAAATCTGAGTGTAACTTTTTGGGTGGTTATGGTTTTCCTCCTGCATACATTTCATGACAAATTATTACATAAAAATTTGAAACTTTTGTGCTGTATGCTGTAAACCCTAATCTTTACCCATTACCTGCATGGTAGCTTCTTAGCTATTTACTCTTTCTTCTTCTCTTTGTGATTCTTGTTTGATATGATATGTCTGAACACTGAACTTGTAATTGTCATGGAGATGTCTTAACTTGGAATGATGTCTGAACTTTTAATTGTCTGAACATGGAGATGTCTGAACTTGGAATGAGCTAGCACTCTTTCGTGTTTTAGGCTGACCAATAACATATTTCCTTTTTATTTGTTCAGGTTGATTTCCTGATATTCACTCAACCACAACTGTTTCAGATGTCTGAAAACATGGAGAAATCTCCGGAGCTGTCATCACTTCCAGACGACGTTACCATTGAGATCGTAGCTCGTGTACCCATAAGCCAATACCCGACTCTCAACCGCGTTTCAAAGAGTTTCAGGAAACTCATTGCCTCTCCTACTCTCTACGAGAGGCGATCCCAGCTAGGCTACAAAGAACACCGTGTCTATGCTGTCCTCCGCAACCCCAATACTCATGATGATTTCGGTTTCTACATTCTCCACCGGAAAGTCGGCTGCAGTAACCGCTTGGTCATCGCCGGATCACTTGATCACATGTCTTACGATGGAATCTATGTCTCGGTTGGTTCGAAGGTGTACGGGTTTAGCGATCTCAATGCGCTCAGCATTGACTGCACCTCTCACACGGTTCAGCCCATCTCTCACATTCCTCAGGTTATGACTATTAGAGTTGCTAATGTCATCGACAAGAAGGTTTACCTGATTGGTGGTTCCTATTTTCCGGTTGGGTCGTGGGACACGTGGAAGAGTGAAGTCACGGTGTTTGACACAGAAACACAATCATGGGAGCCTAAGTTGGTAAAGGAAGACATGCATGTAGGTCTTGGTCCCCTTAGGTATGATTCTGTGGTGATGGAAGGTAAGGTTTACGTGAAAGGTGGCAGCAAGGACGACTCTTTTGTTTATGAACCAGAGGAAAGGAAATGGGAATTGATGGACGAGGTGTTGAGTTCTAAGGCCTGGAAGGGT
Coding sequences within:
- the LOC106295703 gene encoding F-box/kelch-repeat protein At4g38940-like gives rise to the protein MSENMEKSPELSSLPDDVTIEIVARVPISQYPTLNRVSKSFRKLIASPTLYERRSQLGYKEHRVYAVLRNPNTHDDFGFYILHRKVGCSNRLVIAGSLDHMSYDGIYVSVGSKVYGFSDLNALSIDCTSHTVQPISHIPQVMTIRVANVIDKKVYLIGGSYFPVGSWDTWKSEVTVFDTETQSWEPKLVKEDMHVGLGPLRYDSVVMEGKVYVKGGSKDDSFVYEPEERKWELMDEVLSSKAWKGACVVDNVLYYHDCPGKVLMAYDPKQMCWSVVNGLEEFLAVETAHSIWSAAVSYGEKKLALFFLKKYDGKNVICCAEIALERRQGGDILGKMESCDVVIENGLFDIVEFVSVTV